In Oscillatoria acuminata PCC 6304, a single window of DNA contains:
- a CDS encoding class I SAM-dependent methyltransferase, which yields MTASVSTGPGFLSRFINGLLAIKPVASFAKSKARKMMIDRAENMGVPWTIEARSLQNRNWDKEFQQVQNPTLVYPDYYLRSFHAYDQGNLSWEAASEVEVAAKAVHAHIWKDAGPDGDCRLRDSYHEVLSAQIADSPQAILDLGCSVGMSTVALQKLYPQATLTGLDLSPYFLAVAQYKSEQHYPDITWVHAAAESTGLADASFDLVSSCLMFHELPADASRQILQEARRLLRPGGHLAIMDMNPQSEIYAKMPPYILTLLKSTEPYLDQYFSLDIEPAFVEAGFEKPTITRNSPRHRTIIAQVKNPG from the coding sequence ATGACTGCTTCTGTATCAACTGGCCCCGGATTTTTATCTCGTTTCATTAATGGCTTATTAGCCATTAAACCCGTCGCAAGTTTTGCCAAATCTAAAGCCCGAAAAATGATGATTGACCGGGCGGAAAATATGGGTGTCCCCTGGACGATCGAAGCGCGATCGCTCCAAAATCGCAATTGGGACAAAGAATTCCAACAGGTACAGAATCCCACCTTAGTTTATCCCGATTATTACCTGCGTTCCTTCCATGCTTATGACCAGGGAAACTTAAGTTGGGAAGCCGCCAGCGAGGTTGAAGTTGCCGCTAAAGCCGTTCACGCTCATATTTGGAAAGATGCCGGTCCGGACGGGGATTGCCGTCTGCGGGACAGTTACCATGAAGTGCTTTCCGCTCAAATTGCCGACTCTCCCCAGGCAATTCTCGATTTAGGTTGTAGCGTAGGCATGAGCACCGTTGCCTTACAAAAACTCTATCCCCAAGCCACATTAACGGGTCTGGATTTATCCCCTTATTTTCTCGCCGTTGCTCAGTACAAATCTGAGCAGCATTATCCGGATATCACCTGGGTTCATGCTGCTGCTGAATCCACGGGTTTAGCCGATGCTTCTTTTGATTTAGTCTCATCTTGCCTGATGTTTCATGAACTCCCAGCAGATGCTTCTCGCCAAATTCTCCAAGAAGCTCGCCGGTTACTTCGTCCCGGTGGACATTTGGCCATTATGGACATGAATCCTCAGTCTGAGATTTATGCAAAAATGCCGCCCTATATCTTAACCTTGCTCAAGAGTACCGAGCCCTATTTAGATCAGTATTTTTCCCTGGATATCGAGCCAGCTTTTGTAGAAGCTGGTTTCGAGAAACCCACCATCACCCGCAACAGTCCCCGGCATCGGACTATCATTGCTCAAGTCAAAAACCCCGGTTAA
- a CDS encoding J domain-containing protein: MNDVINPYETLRVSPQATQSEIKQAYRRLVKLVHPDKNLESSDSERMIQINGAYEILGDPQRRQSYDRHQKSGRSPSQSRDRQTRTARAQQNYHHARQNSPDPDDHLEKWVKQVYQPINRMLYEILYTLGDEIDCLAADPFDDELMADFQAYLQKCRDFLNQAQIYFQSMQNPATVASVAANLYYCLDRIGDGIDELEFFTLNYDEHYLHTGQELFRIANGLRKEAHSAIKNVFG, translated from the coding sequence ATGAATGATGTAATTAATCCTTACGAAACATTACGAGTTAGTCCCCAAGCGACGCAATCGGAAATTAAGCAAGCGTATCGACGGTTAGTCAAACTGGTGCATCCGGATAAAAATTTAGAATCATCGGACTCGGAACGGATGATTCAGATTAATGGTGCGTATGAAATACTTGGGGACCCGCAACGCCGTCAGTCTTACGATCGCCATCAAAAATCGGGTAGATCCCCCTCTCAATCTCGCGATCGCCAGACGCGAACTGCCCGTGCACAACAAAACTATCATCACGCTCGCCAAAACAGTCCCGATCCAGACGATCACCTGGAAAAATGGGTCAAACAGGTCTATCAACCCATCAACCGAATGCTGTATGAAATTTTGTACACCTTAGGGGATGAAATCGATTGCCTTGCAGCGGACCCCTTTGATGATGAGTTGATGGCAGATTTTCAGGCTTATTTACAAAAATGCCGGGATTTCCTCAACCAAGCACAGATCTATTTCCAATCCATGCAAAATCCCGCAACGGTTGCCAGTGTTGCTGCAAATCTTTATTACTGTCTCGATCGCATTGGCGATGGCATTGATGAGTTAGAATTCTTTACCCTCAACTATGACGAGCACTATCTCCATACCGGGCAGGAATTGTTTAGAATTGCCAACGGTTTAAGGAAAGAAGCTCATTCAGCGATTAAAAATGTCTTCGGATAA